Proteins encoded by one window of Podarcis muralis chromosome 11, rPodMur119.hap1.1, whole genome shotgun sequence:
- the LOC114606349 gene encoding myogenesis-regulating glycosidase-like has product MEAQLSRRQGKGEKRQREDGSGTKPILHSSLESQTSRQSYLGRAALLATGLIIAVAVGLHCYTVPPMKAERVKVKEVDLWQEGFTIGNRDGEVVFRMAFQSGVLDLESCSKEGGVLSCTGTERGMFSFLMQTVKPNEAVTCYIIRWEEFEADSAVEHKMFWGDAHWYGGYEMSRQQWPISLPGSQEPAPFVTSDVYSFRNSFGGILERYWLSSKAAAVKISDSVPFHLGFNASERSLIFQARYKDSPYEPLNEPFPQLSYHVCIGSDITSVHRYMAQVHFRKPLKVPSERMFQFPIWSTWAMYKKEINQEKVLGFAQMIKKHGFKYSHIEIDDMYTQNYGDFDFDRSKFPQATDMFEKLKKDGFNVTIWIHPFVHKSSPNFEEGIEKKLFVTEPQGTLPAMVVWWNGVGAILDFTNPSARKWFQRHLRQLRTKYGVSSFKFDAGETCYLPKQFHTFHTLADPSIWSRRYAEMAIPFHELAEVRVGYRSQHISCFVRIIDRDSICGYELGLKSLIPTVLTIGLLGYPFVLPDMIGGNFLPNKTEGAVDIPDRELYIRWLELSAFMPSMQFSIPPWLYDREVIDIALKFTRLHESLVAPLLLELAGETTDTGDPIIRPIWWISPHDEAAHKIDSQFLIGDTLMVAPVLEMGKQERDIYIPAGKWRSYKGELFEKTPLLLKDYSVPLDEAPYFVLNS; this is encoded by the coding sequence TCAGACATCCCGGCAGAGTTATCTTGGAAGAGCTGCGCTACTGGCAACAGGACTCATCATAGCTGTGGCCGTGGGTCTGCATTGCTACACGGTTCCTCCTATGAAGGCAGAGAGGGTAAAGGTGAAGGAGGTGGACCTGTGGCAGGAAGGCTTCACCATTGGAAACCGGGATGGAGAAGTGGTCTTCAGGATGGCCTTCCAATCAGGCGTCCTTGACCTGGAATCTTGTTCTAAGGAAGGGGGAGTTTTAAGCTGTACTGGTACAGAAAGGGGGATGTTCAGCTTCCTCATGCAGACTGTCAAACCCAACGAGGCGGTGACGTGCTACATCATCCGCTGGGAAGAGTTTGAGGCAGACTCTGCGGTGGAACACAAAATGTTCTGGGGGGACGCCCACTGGTATGGAGGCTACGAGATGAGCAGACAGCAATGGCCAATCAGTCTACCTGGAAGCCAGGAACCTGCGCCGTTTGTGACTAGTGATGTCTATTCTTTCAGAAACAGCTTTGGGGGCATCTTGGAGAGGTATTGGTTGTCCTCCAAAGCAGCTGCCGTCAAGATAAGTGACTCTGTGCCCTTCCACCTTGGGTTCAACGCTTCGGAAAGGTCCCTCATATTCCAAGCCAGGTATAAAGATTCTCCATATGAGCCGTTGAACGAGCCCTTCCCACAGTTGAGTTACCATGTCTGCATAGGTTCAGACATTACCTCTGTCCACCGGTACATGGCCCAGGTCCATTTCAGGAAACCTTTGAAGGTGCCTTCAGAAAGGATGTTCCAGTTTCCAATCTGGTCAACGTGGGCCATGTACAAGAAGGAGATTAACCAAGAGAAAGTTCTGGGATTTGCACAGATGATTAAAAAGCACGGTTTCAAATACAGCCACATTGAAATTGATGACATGTACACACAGAATTATGGTGATTTTGACTTTGACCGTTCGAAGTTCCCTCAGGCAACAGATATGTTCGAAAAGCTTAAGAAGGATGGCTTCAATGTCACCATCTGGATACACCCTTTTGTACATAAAAGTTCCCCAAACTTTGAGGAGGGAATAGAGAAGAAGCTTTTTGTCACGGAACCACAAGGGACACTCCCTGCCATGGTTGTGTGGTGGAACGGTGTGGGCGCCATATTGGATTTCACCAACCCTTCGGCTAGAAAATGGTTCCAGAGACACCTGAGGCAACTCCGCACTAAGTACGGTGTCTCGTCCTTCAAGTTTGATGCCGGTGAGACGTGCTACCTTCCCAAACAATTCCACACTTTCCACACCTTGGCAGATCCCAGCATTTGGTCCCGGCGTTATGCGGAAATGGCCATTCCATTTCACGAGCTTGCCGAAGTCCGAGTCGGCTACCGATCCCAGCACATCTCTTGTTTTGTTCGTATCATTGACCGGGACTCCATTTGTGGGTATGAACTTGGGCTGAAGTCCTTGATACCAACGGTGCTGACCATTGGCCTCCTGGGATACCCTTTTGTACTGCCCGATATGATTGGCGGGAATTTTCTCCCTAACAAAACGGAAGGTGCTGTCGACATCCCAGATCGGGAGCTCTACATCCGATGGCTGGAGCTGTCGGCCTTCATGCCTTCCATGCAGTTCTCCATCCCACCGTGGCTTTACGACAGAGAGGTCATAGACATCGCCCTGAAGTTCACCAGGCTCCACGAGTCTTTGGTTGCCCCCCTCTTGCTGGAGCTGGCCGGGGAGACCACCGACACTGGGGACCCCATCATCCGGCCCATCTGGTGGATTTCTCCCCACGACGAGGCTGCACACAAGATCGATTCCCAGTTCCTCATTGGGGACACCCTGATGGTGGCCCCCGTCTTGGAGATGGGCAAGCAAGAGAGAGACATTTACATCCCAGCTGGCAAATGGCGCAGCTACAAAGGGGAGCTCTTTGAAAAGACACCCCTTCTTCTTAAGGACTACTCTGTCCCTTTGGACGAAGCGCCTTATTTTGTTTTGAATTCGTAA